The nucleotide window TAGTTCCCAACCTTTAAAATTGGTTTACTCTGATGTCTGGGGCCCTACTCCAATTTGTTCTAGTTCTGGTCACAAGTACTTTGTTatctttattgatgattactctCTGTTTACCTGGTTATTTTTCATTGCTAATAAAAGTGATGTTTTATCTATTTTCAAGTACTTTAAAGTCTATGcagaaaaacaatttaattcatCTATTAAAATGTTTCAATCTGACTGAAGGGGAGAATATAGATCCttgcataaatttttaaaggaacAAGGAATTCATCATAGAATCTCTTGCCCTCATACTCATGAGCAAAATGGCATTACGGAGAGAAAAATCAGAAATATTGTTGACATTGGATTAGCCTTGCTTGGTCATTGTGGAGCTCCCTTTAAATTCTGGCAATTTGCCTTCGAAACAACACTTTTTCTAATTAATCGAATGTCGTCTAAGTCTCTTTCCAATAAAATTCCATTCCAGCTTTTATTTAAGAAACCGCCTGATTatctttttctaaaaatatttggTTATGTTGTTTATCCATTTCTACGTCCTTACAATACTCACAAATTTTCTTTTCGGTCTAAACAGTATGTTTTCATGGGTTACTTTTCTCATCATCTTGGTTATAGGTGTTTAGATAAAGATACtggaaaaatttattttgctcGGCATGTTGAATTTGATGAGTCTGTTTTTCCCTTTAATTCAGTGTCTAGGTCAGTCGGTTTATAAGACAAGCATGCCAACTCCACCTCTTCTTGGCTACACATCTCTCATCAAATTCCAACTTATAATATCCGGTTGCCAAAAGATAATTATGGTAagttttctctttcaaattcTGATTTATTTACATCTATAGATCTTAATCCAAATGTACCCTATCTTTAAATTCCTCTTCACTCTGATCTTATCACAATCACTTCCAATTTACCTTTTTCCTTATCTAATCTTGCACAACCCGACCCTATCCCTTCTTCCCTTACTCCAAATTCTCCTTCCAATCAATCTTTATCTCAACCACCCTATCCTAATCCTAGCCATCCTTTGGTTTTCAATCCCAATGGAATACAACTTGTTGTTGATTTGGATTTCGTTGGCCGTTCCTCTGTCCAACCTACCCAACCTTTCACCTAATCATCACCTTCACCACCACTACCAAACTGCACCTATCCAATGACCCTAAGACCCAAAACCCTGGCCAAACATGTCAATCTTACTACCTCAGCACTCCAGACCGAACCCACCTCCTTTTCTAAAGCTAATAAATTCCCTGAATGGAGAGAAGCCATGCAACAAGAATTTGATGCACTTCAATGGAATGAAACATGATAGTTATTACCACGACCACCAAACACCAACATTGTTGGCTACAAATggatttacaaaattaaaagaaagccTGATGGTATAGTGGACCGATACAAAACACGATTGGTTACTCGTAGGTATACTCAAGAGTATGGGCTTGACTTTATAGAGACATTTAGTTCGGTTGTGAAACCAGTTACAATTCGGTCAGTTCTTTCTGTGGCCATTTCAAGGGGTTGGAACATCAGACAATTTGATGTTAGTAATGCTTTTTTGAATAGACATCTGGCAGAAGACATTTTCATGGTTCAACCACATGGATTTGTTGATCCACTACATCCTGACTATGTCTGTAAATTGAAGAAGTCTTTGTATGGGCTAAAACAGGCACCCCGAGCCTAGTATCAATGATTTAGCTTGTTCATCTATAATCTGGGATTTAAGTCCTCAACTGCTGATCCatccttatttatttatagctAGCTTAACTTGCACTGTTTTCTTCTAgtctatgttgatgatatcattatTACTAGCAGCCATACTACGTTTATTAATTCTGTTATTTCTAAATTGTCTGATGAATTTTTGTTACAAGACTTAGGGGATTTACATCATTTTCTTGGTGTTGAAGTCTACTCACATACACAGGGCCTACTACTTTCTCAACAAggatatatttcaaatatcttGTCTAAGATAGGGATGGAAGACTGTCGACCATGTTCCACACCAATAACAGCTACCACATGGTTAACACAGTCTTAAAGGTCTCCTCTCTCATTGGCTAATGCTTCAAAGTACAGGCAAGTGTGTGGTCGTCTTCAATATCTACTGCTCACCAGACTTGACATCTCATTTTCTGTCAACAAACTTTGTCAGTTTCTCCATACGCCTACTACTGACCATCTCCAAGCACTAAAATGGTTACTTCGGTATTTGAAAGGTACCATGTCTGTTTGTTCCTTAATTTCCAGAGATGCATTAACTTAGCTGACTACCTTTAGTGATGCAGATTGGGCTAGATGTTCGGATGACTGTTGGTCTACTGGTGGTTTCCTTATCTACTTAGGTAAGAATTTACTGTCTTGGAAGTCTGCAAAGCAACAGACTGTTGCTCGTTCATCAACGGAATCAGAATTCAAAGTAGTTGCTAATGTTTATGTGGAGATCAAATGGTTAGTCCTCCTCCTCGAAGAGCTAAGCGTCTATCTGAGGCGCCCTCTGCACATATGGTGTGATAATGTAGGGGTAGTATTTCTCTCTACAAATCTAGTGTTTTGTGTCTGGACAAGACATGTGGAgattgattttcattttgttcGAGATTTAATTACCTCCAAGTCAATTTCAGTTGGGATTATGTCCTCTGCAGATCAGCTAACAGACATCTTAACAAAACCGCTGCCAAAGTCGACATTCTCTGTGTTTGCTTCCAAGCTTCGGTTGTGTCCGATGCAACCATTAACttgttggggggggggggggggggggtattAGGAGATAATTATTAGTTAGAGTTTGTTATTAGTTAGAGTTTGTTATTGTTTCAATTACTATTAGTTAGAGTTTGTTATAGTTTCAACTATTTTAGGTTtctattgtgtatatatatacaattgtaCACTTATACAAAATaggaataaaatcataattgttTCCTCATTTTCTCTTACTGGTTATAATTGAGAGTTTTtaactttaaacttaaactaaCACGATACAACTATAACCTGATGGCACGAACTATCATGTCTACGAGAAACCTCATCTCTTCTAACTAACTATTGttctaaaatatgaaaagaagCAAGCTATGGAATCAATAACCTTGAGAGAGTCTTGAAATattgatgaagaagaataaaggaaaccaaaacttttattataataataataattcaaatatcaaaatattgtgTAGGGATCATACAATTactgtaattatttttatatttgtataattaaaataatagcaAATTTTTAGAACTATAATTGTACGAGGAATATGTACAATATTTCCTTGTGACTTCATCACTTCTAGCTATAAATATAGAGGACAGGTCGGAGACATGAGAGAACTTCTTCTCTGCAGTCTCTACTAAAACTCTAACCAAATATAAATTACATAATCGTATATATAGATCTCCAAACAATTAGTCAAGCCATGTTAtaaattctttgattttattattcactCATGCAAGATCTCACTACGTAATCATTTTATATGGTGGATAACAAAGTTATGATACAAAAAATCGTATCAACAAAAAGAATTGCTATCGTTACCCGAATTTGCCAAGAAGTCAACTACCTTGTTGCCTTCTCTAGGATGTGAATACCACAAAAGGAAGTACTTAGCAGAAACAGAGTTAAGCAGAAAATGGTGAACAAATAACTGATTATGCCAATGTAATTATCTAGAAACAGAGTTAAGTGAGCTCAATTAACAAGCCGAATGTGGTAGCCTGCAAGCCTGCTCTGCTCTGTTGACATTTGATAACACAGTAATAGAATCAGAATATTACCGCCAATTATAAAGgcaactgtttttttttttttttaaaataaaattccgACACTTTATGTATATACCACAGGAATAATATAAATACCAGAACGTAAAATATGAAGTATAGGGCTATTACAAACGCATTTCAAGCCTtcttaaatacataaaaatatcaGAATTTTGTAATTATGAGCATCTGTTTCAAGACATTATTTGACATGCAGATTTATACATGTTCCTGAGTTGTTTTGCTACGTCAACCATAGTTGGCCTATCTTCGGCTGAGTGACGTCGACATTTAAAGGCAAGCTCTTGAAACACTAGCAATTGCTCTTCCTTTTCAGGAGATAATCCAGTGCCAACAATTTTGGGATCTACTATTTCGGTAAAACTATTCTGCTCAATGTGTTTCTTCACATAATCCTCCCATGACTCATAATCTCCAATACTATCGCCGATATATTTTCCAGTTAAAAGCTCAAGTAGCAAAGAACTGAAGCTATACACATCCGACATTTCATTGAATTTACTTGTCCTAAAATAATCAGGAGCAACACATCCCCATGCTCCTCTCACAGCATCTTCTATGTGAGTCTCACCTTCTGGTATAGACATGgacaattcaaaatcaaataattttgcaGTATTTTCTCCATCGAACACAATATTTGATGATCGGATCGTTCTAGAAACAATGGGTCGAGGGAACCCACAATGGAGATATGCAATTGCATTAGCTATCTCCATTGCAATCTTTAACCTCTCTGTTAATGACAAATGTCGTTCACCTGGACCATAAATACGATTAGCAAGAGTCAAACGCCGAGCAGATTCAAAAACTGGAGTGGGAACTTGACTCTCTAAACAACATCCAATCaacttcaaaatatttttgtgcCTCATTTGTGATGAAAATACAATGGTATTAAAACCTTCTTCTGCGTACCCCTCATATGAAAACTTCATAACAGAAACTTGTCGGCCCTGCAGATGACCTTCGTACAATTTATAGCCGTCCTTTGTTATAATATTCTGTGGATCATAGTTGTTTGTTGCTATCTTGATCTCTTCAGCACTGAAGCTACGGATGGGATTACATTTACCGTTACAAGACTTAATCAACTGTTCCAATAAAATTTTTCCGTTCCAGATAAATAATTCCTCATTTCGGCGTcgatttctttcttttgaaaacaAATTCATCTAGACCAAAAATTACTAGGCTTTCATTTGCGAAAAGAATTAAACAGGGTTTGTACCTGCTCGAATATGAGGGTATTCTGATCTTCTTCGTCAACTAAGTCTTCTGTTCTCCCTATATTTCAGATGAGAAGAATTGTTTCTTTATGAAAAATGGTGAATTGATAAAACTTTTGCTTCAAAAACTTACGCTCATGTCtagaaatcaatcaaaaccATGATGATATAAGCTAATTACATTGTAAGAGTTGATACGTGGCAATTACAGTAAATTTTTACATCAAGCAAGGGAAAAGTTTTATGTACCTGTTAATAGCCGATTAATCGTAGTATTGAGATGAACTGAACAGAGGAATGATTTGTAAACAGATCCCAAGATTCATCAAGAACCGAAACCCTGAACCCAACCAAAGagacaaagaagagaaaaatacaGAGActgattttattgaaatatttcgTTTACAAttcaaaagagaaataaaagtcAAGATTTTAtattgggaaattgaaatttttagcactttttcattccgtgtatacaaaattgtcacctatcttaaaactttcacaaatataccacaacagtacttaccttccccaaaatacccctcttcaatctttcatgcataaattctctctcctcttctctgcaacttttttttctcttcttcctcttcttccaaagttataaagaaatcactctctcttctccctcatcttcaaaaacaaaaacaggaaggaaacaaccaaattcttcaaattaagaattcttcaaaataaggatttaaaaaaaaaaaaggggaaaaaaaagagcaacctacaagataaaaaatgaccatcaaagaaatgaccatgtaagatgatcatgtaacagtatttaactggaaaaagaaaaaaaattgatatttaaggatttaagtgaaacaaaaaaaactgggtatttaactttaaaaaaaaaaaaaaggttgacaTGAAAGTTACTGTGTAACGTcaacccttaatatatgtatgtaatattaaataatattattatattaatataatatattataatttatataattaaattataatattttataatataatattacatatataatataaaatatattatatataatatatataattattacaggggttggcgatgccgccaacccctgtaatatatattatatatataataataatattatattaaaatataatattacatataatataatattatattataatataatattatatatataatataatatatataaaatatattatatataattattaccaggggttggcgtcgccaagggttggcgatgtcgccaacccctggttatatatattatatatataatatataatattatattataatataattttatattttataaaatatatgtaaaaggagtCTGGGTTGGCGGGAAGGGGAAATTGGCCTGCAGCATTAATGTAGGGTGAGCCCaccctttataaagcaaaacatgatttatatatatataattttttaattttatatatatataattatattatatatttatattaatatatgatatattatattatattttaattagaatattataataatatattatttatattattataattattattttattataatagtatattaatattaaaatatattattataatattaaagatattctagtattaataattatataatattatatatattaatataatatatatataatattatatatattaatatattctagCATTGAAATACGTAcccttttatgaaataaaataaaatatattatatattatatataatggcaaataatatatacatatattatattatataatatttttctgaaaaattctGGGAATTATTACGCCaaccttatatgtatatatattgttagattatattattatattaatattattatataatatattaatattatatattataattatattataatatataaaataaaataataatattttatattatataatatataaaaaatgtattatatatattattaaatatattaataatataatatataatatattaatatatatatatatatattaatattatgtatatttgtatatttaatattatatataatattatatattatatatataatatataatatataattgtcaAAGGTTGGCGgggtcgccaacccttggcgtcgccaagggttggcgatgccgccaacctttggcaatatatatattatcagtttatatattatatatattaaattatattatattttattataatataatatattatataatataatatatattatattataattaaaatataattatattatatataataaataatattaatataatatattatattatattatatttaacatattataatataaaatattatataatattaatatattatatattatattatattatattatattattataattataaatataatattatattatattataatataatattattatattatattgcaAAGGGTTGGCGCCCTTTGCCTGccagtttttttatattataatgggTCACGccagttttttatattaatattgggttggcgtaacgccaacgcccaaaaaatgtttttttttttagtttttttttaaattaaatatcaatcttattttgaaatCTGAAATCCACAAAATAAGGTTTCATGAGTCCAtcagtaagtttttttttccagtttcttttaattaaatatcaatataatataataaaaagagttAGCGTCAACACCCACATTTTTATTCTGTcaatctttttaactttttttttcagtaaagaATTCGTAATCTGAaatctgtttctttttttagttcttttcctttctttttttgtttttaaaacacttattatattttctatatgattcttttatcatttgaaagaagaggaagaagagaaagaagagagaaaaaagttacagagaaggagagagaaaatatctgcatgaaagattgaagaggggtattttggggaagatgagtactgttgtggtatatttgtgaaagctttagaatacgtgataattttatatagacggaataaaatagtggtaaaaattttaatatccttCAAACTGCCAAGTTGGCAATCTATGTATTAATCAGCAATGGTTGTCCGATTACCACGAAAGAAAACACATCAACAATAGATCTCCACCGTTCAATGAAGCTTCTCTTTTACACCATATTCCGAAAACGCACCGCTTTGCAGACCTCCCTTTAACAGTTTCTGTTACACCACAGTACACCTTCCATTGGTTTACACATCACACACACCCTTTATTCTTCTTAATTTGACAGAGCTCCAAACTGACACccatctaaaaaaataattaaatctgaCAACGATAAATATAAGTTAttcctatttttatttattttatgttttaaatatattattctaaatttttaaatctaaaatttattaatcatgtattttatatgtttttcatattaaacatgtgcttttgctttttttttttttcttttttatgaattttttaaaatacaaaaatgtcatatgtatttttaattaattatcataatattataattatataaaacaaaaaatttaattttttattgtctaaATCTCTAATcctcgataattttttatgatgattttatattaattatatattatattatattatatttaataattaattaaatattttacatttgaatttttaatcaaaacatttgtgaaaatattaaaaatatatttgatattattatatttttataaatatattattgatgatatattatattaaatctatatatatattttatatttttatatttaaattttataattttttttaaacatattttccattattattatattatattcaatttttttttttcgtatttACTCAGTATGGCTGATTTTAACTTACATAACCGGTCACAGTGCCTTTTGGAAATGCATGGAGTCCATATTTATAAGGCATGGAAATTGCGAGGAAATTTCTTATTAGTGGAATTGACTCGACTCATGGTCGACTTAAAGGAATTCCCTACTTGCAAACTAGGCGTCAGAATTCTTTTTAAATGAGAATTATTCAAGGCCAAAAGCAAAATGAGGGAAAATTACTCGAAGAGAAGCGTACCACCCTCATGTATGTTATAAGgctattttagtttttttatcctaaattgATTTATGAATTTGGATTGATTAGGgttaaatttgagattaaaattgAGGTTTTGGTTTGACTTACGGTCGAGCATGATGAGCTAtatgtttgtatatgtataGAACACAAGGAGGGACCATATAAATAGCAGAACGTAAAATATGAAGGACAGGTCTATTACAAACGCATTTCAAGCTATcttaaatacattaaaatatcaGAATTTTCTAATTCTAAGCATCTGTTTCAAGACATTATTTGACATGCAGATTTATACATGTTCCTGAGTTGTTTTGCTACATCAACCATGGTTGGCCTGTCTTCGTCTGATTGACCGAGACATTCAAAGACAAGCTCTTGACATGCTTGCAACTTCTCTTCTGTTTGGGGAGATAATGCAGTGCCAACAATTTTGGGATCTACTATCTCGCTAAACCTATCTTGCTGAATGTATTTCTTCACAGAATGCACCAAAGATTCATCATCTCCAAAACGATCAGTGATTTTCTTTCCAGTTAAAAGCTCAAGTAGCAATGCACCGAAGCTATACACATCCAACATTTCATTGAATGTACCTGTTATAGCACACTCAGGTGCAAGATATCCAAATGTTCCTTTCACATCATCTACTATGTGAGTCTCACCTTCTGGTATAGAAATGGACAACTcgaaatcaaataattttgcaGTATTTTCTCCATCGAACACAATATTTGATGGTTTGATCGTTCTAGAAACAATAGGTCGAGGGAACCCACAATGGAGATACGCAATTGCATTAGCTATCTCCGTTGCAATTTTCAACCTCTGTGTTAATGACAAATGTGTTTCACGTGGACTATGAAGACGCTTGGCAAGAGTCAAACGTTGAGCACCTTCAAAAACTAGAGTAGGAAGTTGACTCTCTAAACAACATCCAATCAACTTCAGAAAATTTTTGTGTCACATTTGTGATGCAAATACAATGCTATTAAAACCAAGTTGGTCAAACCCCCGGTGACCATTTGAAACCTTCATAACAGAAACCGGTCGGTCCTGCAGAAAACCTTGGTACAATTTATAGTAGCTGTCTCTTTTTATAATGTTCCTTGGATCATAGTTGTTTGTTGCTATCTTGATTTCTTCAGCACTGAAGCTACGGATCAGATTACATTTACCATTACAAGACCCAATCAACTGTTCCAATAAAAATTTTCCATTCCTGATAAATAATTCCGCATTTTGGCGTCGATTTCTTTCCTTCGAAAACAAATTCATCCAGACCaaaaatgcataaattaaaattatacttcTAATTCATTTGCGAAAAGAATTAAAGAGGGTTTGTACCTGcttaattgattgattgaagATTCAAGTATCGTAAAAGATAAAGAAACAAGGCTGCAACGCTTGAATTAGAGGGTATTCTGATCTTCTTCGTCAACTAAGTCTTCTGTTCTCTCTATATTTCAGGTGAGAAgaattgtttctttataaaaatgGTGAATAGATCAAACTTTTGCTATACAAACTTACTCTCATGGCCAGAAATCAATCAAAACCCAGAAAATAAAAGCTAATTACATTATAAGACTTGATAAGTGGCAATTACAGTAAATTTTTACTTCAAGCGAGGGAATGTATCTCCACTGTGAAGCTTGTTCCAAAAACGCACCGTCTTACAGATCTCTATAACAGTTTCTGTTACACCTCAATACACCTTCCATTGGTTTACACATCACACACATGACACAccctttattcttttaattcgACAGAGCTCCCAAATTGacatttagatataaaaaaaaacattgaatcTGAAACTGATTTTAACTTATATAACCAGCGAGTGTGTTTCTTAGAAATGCATGGAGTCCATATTTACAAGGCATGGAAATTGCCAGGAAATTTCTTTTGAGTGGGATTGACTTATTCATGGTTGACTAACAAGAATTCCGTACTTCTATAAGGTAGGCCTAAAAATGAACTGTACTGTTTGGCTATGTTAGAAGCCATGTTTAAGACTGCtgatataaaatcataaatgttGCTTAGTTGAATGTTTTAAATTGTTCATGGTTTTtgtgttggttattttttattcatgttcTTGATCATGGCGTAATCTTAGGACCATGACTTTAGTTAGTTGTTATTAATTCATGTTTTTGATTATGGCATAATCTTAGGACCATGACTTTAGTGGGTTGTTATTAATTCATGTTCTTTATCATGGCATAATCTTAGGACCATGACTTTAGTGGATTGTTATTAATTAAGCTTTAAATTGTAATGTTTctgaagttaaaaaaatgtagtttttctttgtttcaaatACGTTGCTCTCAATTTTAATAGCAACACtctgttttcttttctctttaaaaattacaacatttggtattagagcaatCTTCTTAAGGGATTTGTGTGTGAATTTGTCGCGTCATGGAAGCAGAAGCTAGTCTCTCCGCAATTGCTTTGTCGATGTTCGACGAAGACAACTTCCAGATTTGGGCAGTATGAATGGAGATGTACTTGGAAGTTTTGTATCTTTGGGAAGCAGTAGAAGAAGACTATGAAATTCCTGCACTTCCGAGCAATCCCACCATGGCACAGATAAAAGCACagaatgaaaagaaaacaaagaaatcaaaggCAAAGGCCTGCTTGTTTGCTACAGTCTCATCCACCATATTCACTCGTATCATATCTTTGAAGTTAGCAAAAGAGATATGGGATTATCTCAAGAAAGAAtataaaagagatgaaaaaattaaagggATGCAAGTCCTGAACTTGATCAAAGAATTTGAACTTCAAAGAATGAAGGACTCCGAGACGGTTAAAGATTACTGCGACAGGCTTTTTAGTATTGCAAACAAAGTAAGGCTTCTTGGATCTGAATTTATTGACTCAAGAATTGTAGAAAACACTTTTGTCACAGTACTTGAAAGATATGAAACAACTATCACTACCTTGGAGAATACCAAGGATCTGTCAAAAATTTCCTTAGCAGAATTGCTTAATGCATTGCAAGCACAAGAACAAAGAAAACTAATAAGGGAGAATACAACAATTGAAGGAGCTTTGGCAGCCAATCACCAAAACAtggccaaaaacaaaaagaagaagaagaaggatttTGAATCATATGGGGCATGTAAAGCATCAGCCAatgcaaaagaaaagaataaaagtcaAAAGAAATCTTATCCATCTTACCAACATTATGGAAAAAAGGGTCATCCTCTAATTAGATACTGGAGAAGACCTGATGCTAAGTTCACTAAATGTAATCAGATGGGGCATGAAACTACtatctataaaaacaaaaatcaacaaCATGGTGAAAAGGCAAAGACTGCTGATCAAGAGGAAGAGGATCACTTGTTCATTGTTACATGTTTCTCTTGCATCGAAATCAAGTGAGAGTTGGCTTATTAACAGTGGTTGTACTAACCACATGACACATGACAAGGATCTATTCAAGGAACTAAGCAACGCAAACTCATTGAAGGTTCGAGTTGGAAATAACAAGTACATAACTGTGAAAGGAAAAGGAACAGTTGCAATTTCAACTTATTCAGGTACAAAGTTCATTTCTGATGTGTTGTATGTCCCTGAAATTGATCAAAACATGTTAAGTGTTGGACGACTAATTGAAAAGGGTTATAAAGTTCTGTTCGAAGACAAAAGTTACTTGATTAAAGATGCAGTCGGCCAagatattttcaaagtaaaaatgaaagggAAAAGTTTTGCTTTAAATCTATTGGAAGAGGAGCAAACTGTTTTCCCAATCAAAGAAAATATCATTGAATTATGGCACAAGAGGCTCAGGCACTATCATCACCAAGGACTACTACAGATGAAATCCAAGAAGATAGCAAATGATCTTCCAAAACTTGATGATCATATTCCAAACTGCAAAACATGTCAGTTTGGAAAGCAAAGCAAGAAACCATTTCCTAAGGCAACATGGAGAGCATCAAAGAAGCTACAATTAATTCATACTGACATTGCAGGTCCACAAAGAACGCCTTCTCTGAAAGGTAGTCTTTATTATGTTGCATTCATTGATGATTTCACTCACATGTGTTGGATCTTTTTTTTGAAGCATAAGTCAGACGTGGCTCAAATCTTCTGAAACTTTAAAGCTAGAGTTGAGAATGAGAGCGATagtaaaattcaaactcttagATCAGATAATGGCAATGAGTACACCTCTGAAGCATTCAATCATTTTTGTGAAGAGGCAGACATCCAACATCAATTAACCGCTCCATACACTCCATGACAAAATGGAGTAAGTGAGAGATGGAACAGATTCATATTGGAGATGACACAATATATGCTATATGGAAAGAATCTATCAAAGCAATTCTAGGCTAAAGTAGTAAATACTGTAGTTTTTTTGCAAAATAGGCTTCCTATAGGAGGAGTGAAGGACCAAACACCTTTTAAGGCATGGTATGGTTATAAACCATCTatgaattttcttaaaatatttggatGTTTGTGCTTCACTCATGTTCCACAGATTAAAAGAGATAAACTAGCTAAAAGAGCACTTTCAGGCATCTTTATTGG belongs to Mangifera indica cultivar Alphonso chromosome 2, CATAS_Mindica_2.1, whole genome shotgun sequence and includes:
- the LOC123209039 gene encoding non-functional pseudokinase ZED1-like isoform X4 yields the protein MEIANAIAYLHCGFPRPIVSRTIRSSNIVFDGENTAKLFDFELSMSIPEGETHIEDAVRGAWGCVAPDYFRTSKFNEMSDVYSFSSLLLELLTGKYIGDSIGDYESWEDYVKKHIEQNSFTEIVDPKIVGTGLSPEKEEQLLVFQELAFKCRRHSAEDRPTMVDVAKQLRNMYKSACQIMS
- the LOC123209039 gene encoding non-functional pseudokinase ZED1-like isoform X1; its protein translation is MNLFSKERNRRRNEELFIWNGKILLEQLIKSCNGKCNPIRSFSAEEIKIATNNYDPQNIITKDGYKLYEGHLQGRQVSVMKFSYEGYAEEGFNTIVFSSQMRHKNILKLIGCCLESQVPTPVFESARRLTLANRIYGPGERHLSLTERLKIAMEIANAIAYLHCGFPRPIVSRTIRSSNIVFDGENTAKLFDFELSMSIPEGETHIEDAVRGAWGCVAPDYFRTSKFNEMSDVYSFSSLLLELLTGKYIGDSIGDYESWEDYVKKHIEQNSFTEIVDPKIVGTGLSPEKEEQLLVFQELAFKCRRHSAEDRPTMVDVAKQLRNMYKSACQIMS
- the LOC123208538 gene encoding uncharacterized protein LOC123208538 — translated: MEMYLEVLYLWEAVEEDYEIPALPSNPTMAQIKAQNEKKTKKSKAKACLFATVSSTIFTRIISLKLAKEIWDYLKKEYKRDEKIKGMQVLNLIKEFELQRMKDSETVKDYCDRLFSIANKVRLLGSEFIDSRIVENTFVTVLERYETTITTLENTKDLSKISLAELLNALQAQEQRKLIRENTTIEGALAANHQNMAKNKKKKKKDFESYGACKASANAKEKNKSQKKSYPSYQHYGKKGHPLIRYWRRPDAKFTKCNQMGHETTIYKNKNQQHGEKAKTADQEEEDHLFIVTCFSCIEIK
- the LOC123209039 gene encoding non-functional pseudokinase ZRK2-like isoform X2 — protein: MKFSYEGYAEEGFNTIVFSSQMRHKNILKLIGCCLESQVPTPVFESARRLTLANRIYGPGERHLSLTERLKIAMEIANAIAYLHCGFPRPIVSRTIRSSNIVFDGENTAKLFDFELSMSIPEGETHIEDAVRGAWGCVAPDYFRTSKFNEMSDVYSFSSLLLELLTGKYIGDSIGDYESWEDYVKKHIEQNSFTEIVDPKIVGTGLSPEKEEQLLVFQELAFKCRRHSAEDRPTMVDVAKQLRNMYKSACQIMS
- the LOC123209039 gene encoding non-functional pseudokinase ZED1-like isoform X3 — protein: MRGERHLSLTERLKIAMEIANAIAYLHCGFPRPIVSRTIRSSNIVFDGENTAKLFDFELSMSIPEGETHIEDAVRGAWGCVAPDYFRTSKFNEMSDVYSFSSLLLELLTGKYIGDSIGDYESWEDYVKKHIEQNSFTEIVDPKIVGTGLSPEKEEQLLVFQELAFKCRRHSAEDRPTMVDVAKQLRNMYKSACQIMS
- the LOC123209038 gene encoding LOW QUALITY PROTEIN: serine/threonine-protein kinase ZRK1-like (The sequence of the model RefSeq protein was modified relative to this genomic sequence to represent the inferred CDS: substituted 1 base at 1 genomic stop codon) — protein: MNLFSKERNRRQNAELFIRNGKFLLEQLIGSCNGKCNLIRSFSAEEIKIATNNYDPRNIIKRDSYYKLYQGFLQDRPVSVMKVSNGHRGFDQLGFNSIVFASQMXHKNFLKLIGCCLESQLPTLVFEGAQRLTLAKRLHSPRETHLSLTQRLKIATEIANAIAYLHCGFPRPIVSRTIKPSNIVFDGENTAKLFDFELSISIPEGETHIVDDVKGTFGYLAPECAITGTFNEMLDVYSFGALLLELLTGKKITDRFGDDESLVHSVKKYIQQDRFSEIVDPKIVGTALSPQTEEKLQACQELVFECLGQSDEDRPTMVDVAKQLRNMYKSACQIMS